The genomic segment TCATGCCCCCGGACGAGACCATCAGCGCGCCGAACAGCTGGGTCGGCGTCAGGGCATAGGGCGCCCCGGCGCGGCGCAGGGTCGCCAGCACGTCGAACTCTCCCGGCTGCAGGTCATGCGCCTTGAAGAAGGCCTCGAGCCGGTTGCGGGTATGCAACTGGCTGGTCTTCAGGTAGCCGACCACCTCCATCGGGAGCAGGTCAAGGTCAGGCATCTCGCGCTGCCACTGGGTGATCGCCGATTTCACTCTGTTCATTGCCAACCACCTATCTTGGTACTAAGATATTTTATCTCGATGACAAGATACTTTTTGAAGAGATACTTTATGTCGAGATTTAGGAGGAATGATGTCGAATGCACGACTGCCGCGCAAGGGTGCGGACCAAAACGGGCTCTACGCCCTGGGCTGCCTGCTGCTGGTGGGTACTTTCCTGGCGCTGTCGCTGGTAGTGGCCAAGCTGGCCGACGGTGCAGGAGCACCGCGGCTGACCTTCCTGATGGCCGCCATGACGGGTGCCGGCCTGGTGCTGAGCGTGATCGGAGCGATACAGCGTCAGACGATGAGGATCAATCTGCGCAACCTGGAGTATGCCGCCGTGGCGGGCGCCTTGTTCGCCGTACCCAACGCCTTGGCCTTCCTGGCGATACGCCACGTCGGGGCCGGGTTCATCTCGCTCAGCTTCGCCTTCCCGATCCTGATCACCTGGGTGCTGGCCGTTTGGCTGAGCCTGGAGCGCTTGCGCGCCCTACGCCTGCTGGGCGTGCTATTAGGGCTCTCCGGCGGGCTGGTGCTGGCCACGGCCAAGGCCGGTGGCGCAGGCGATGCCCAGGGCTGGGTGCTGCTGGTATTAGCCATGCCGCTACTGATCGCGCTGGGCAACATCTACCGCACCCTGCGTTGGCCGACAGGCACCTCGCCGGTGTTCCTGGCAGCCCTGATGATGTTTGGCGGCGCCACGACGCTGCTGCCCTTCGTGCTGCTGTTCGAGCCCGGCGAGTACCGGGCACTGCTGACAAGCGGGGCCGCGATGCGTCTGCTGCTGGTGGAAATCGCCGTATTCTCGGTGCTCTACCTCTTCTATTTCGTGCTGCAGAAACTCGCCGGCCCTGTCTACCTGAGCCAGATCGGCACGGTAGCGGCGCTGGTCGGCACGCTGATCGCGGTACTGGCGCTCGGCGAGGCGCCGCCCCCCAACCTGGGCCTGGCCGCGCTGCTGGTGGCGCTGGGCACCCTGCTCTTCCATCGCGGCGTCCGCGCCGCATCCATGTCGAGGGACGCAACGCCCACATGATGGCGTCACCCTCGCAATTCCCTACACGGAGTAACCCATGAACCTCATCGATGCCTTGAACTGGCGCTATGCCACCAAACGCATGAACGGCAAACAGGTGCCCCAGGCACAGCTCGACAGGATCCTCGAGGCAGTGCGCCTGGCGCCCTCCTCCTACGGCCTGCAGCCCTATTCCGTGCTGGTGATCGAGGACCAGGCGCTGCGCGAGCGGATCAGCCCGGTGGCCTTCGGCCAACCACAGATCATTGAGTCCTCGCACCTGCTGGTATTCGCCGCCTGGGAGCCCGTGGAGGAGGCCCACGTCGACGACTTGATCGAGCTCACCGCCGAGACGCGTGACCTCCCCGCCGAGGCGCTGACAGCGTACGCAGGCGCCATCAAGGAGACCGTCAACGGCTTTGCCTCTGATCAGGACAAGTTTCAGTGGGCCGCCAAGCAAGCCTATCTCGCCCTGGGCACGGCCCTGGCCGCAGCCGCCATGGAAGGTATCGACGCCTCGCCCATGGAGGGCTTCGACCCGGCGGCGCTGGATGATCTGCTGGGGCTCATGGAACGTAACCTGCGCAGCGTCGCACTGATGGCGCTAGGCTATCGTGACAGCGAAGCCGACCGCTACGCCGATCTTGCCAAGGTGCGCTGGCCGCGCGAGAAGCTGTTCATCCAGATGCCGCCAGCGGCACCATGAACCTCGTCTGCAAACGGCGAAACGGCTGATGCCATGGCGCCTCGATGCTAAGCTTTGGTCTTCTCGAAACCCTTGGCAAGGAAGTTCGCATGAAATATCTCGGTGCCCACGTCAGTGCCGCCGGCGGACCGGATCAAGCCGTGCTGCGTGCGGTGGAGATCGGCGCCGATGCCTTCGCACTGTTCACCAAGAACCAGCGCCAGTGGAAGGCCAAGCCGCTCACCGACGAAGCCATCGAGGCGTTCCGCAGCGCCTGCCGCGAACACGGCTTCGGGCCGGAGCAGATCCTCCCCCACGACAGCTACCTGATCAACCTCGGTCACCCGGATGCCGCCGGGCTCGACAAGTCGCGCGCCGCCTTCCTCGACGAGTTCCAGCGCTGCGAGCAGCTCGGCCTCTCGCTGCTCAATTTCCACCCCGGCAGCCACCTAAAGAAGATCAGCGAAAGCGAGTGCCTGACCCGCATCGCCGACTCCATCAACCATGTGCTGGCCGAGACCCGGGGCGTCACCGCCGTGATCGAGAACACCGCCGGCCAGGGCACCAACCTGGGCTGGCGCTTCGAGCACCTGGCCGAGATCATCGACCAGGTCGACGACAAGTCGCGGGTCGGGGTGTGCATCGATACCTGCCACGCGTTTGCTGCCGGCTACGACCTGCGCACGCCGGAGGCCTGCACCGCGACCCTCGATGAGCTCGGCAAGGTGGTCGGCTTCGAGTACCTGCGCGGCATGCACTTGAACGACGCCAAGAGCGCCTTCGCCAGCCGCGTCGACCGCCACCACAGCCTGGGCCAGGGCAACATCGGCCTCGATGCCTTCACCACCATCATGCGCGACCCGCGCATCGACGGTATCCCCCTGGTGCTGGAGACCATCGAGCCGGCGATCTGGGCCGAGGAGATCGCCTGGCTGCGCGCCCAGCAGCACTGATCGCCATGAAACTGATCCTAAGCCGCAAGGGCTTCGACTCCTCGGCCGGCGGCGTGCCCAGCCCCATCTTGCCGGATGGCCGGCTGCTCGCACTGCCGATCCCGGATGCTGCCTCGACGATTCACTATGCGGATATCAACTTCGACGGCGCGCCGCTAAGCCGGCTGGTCGAGCCGCTCACCCGCGGCAAGATCACGGCAGAGCATGGCGCCCACCTCGACCCCGACCTGATCCCCGAGATGCTGCCACGGTCGCCCGGCTGGCGACCGCTGTTCGGTCAGAGCGGCCAGGCCCAGGGGCATCTGCGCAACCACGGCGTCGGCCCGGGGGACCTGTTTCTCTTTTTCGGCCTGTTTCGGCGCGTCGAACGTCATGTCAGCGGCTGGCGTTGGGTGCCTGGTTCGAGGCCCCGGCATGTGATCTGGGGCTGGCTGCAGGTCGCGTCAGTGGTGCCGGTAAGCGCGGTGCGCACGGATGATTATCGCTGGGCGGCCTATCATCCCCATTTTCAGCGCCAGGACGCCCCCAACAACGTGCTCTATCTGGCCCGCGCCCAACCGGCCAGCGGAGGCCAGGAAGATGGCGTATCCCGCGCCGGGGTATTCTCCCATTTTGCGACTCAGCGACAGCTGACCGCAGCGCAGGCAACGCGGGTCTCCCAGTGGCGGCTGCCCCTGTGGTGCTACCCACACGCTGGCCGTACGCCCCTGACCTATCACGCCAACCACCAGCGCTGGCGCCAGCACGCCGACCACACCGAGCTCAACGCCGCGGCGCGCGGACAGGAGTTCATCCTGGATTGCGACGAGTATCCCGAGGCCCTTCCATGGGCAGGTGCACTGATGCAAGGCGGCCGGCCTGTCTAAATCAACGCCCGCGTATCTGCCTGTCCCCACGACGCTTGACCTCAAGTGAAGTCCAGGAACTAGCCTCGCTGACGAACGAGCCGACAACCGGCTCGCCGATATGCGAGGAGACAGCAGATGCGAATCATGATCGTGGGTGCGAGCCAGGGGCTGGGTCGAGCCTTCATCGAAGGGCTGTGCGACAGCGGCGATAGTCTGGTCGGCGTATCGCGCAGCGTGCCGACGAGGCTGATCGAGCGCGCCGGCATCGACATCGAGTGGATTGCCGCCGACCTGGCCTCGCCCGAGACGGCGGCCGCCAAGGTGGCCAAGGCGATGGCAGGGGGCAAGCTGGATGTGCTGATCTATAACCTGGGGCTGTGGGAAAGCCGAGCCTTCGAGCCCGACTACCGCTTCCTGGCAGACAGCCCCGCGGAGATCCAGCGCATGGTCACGGTGAACGTCAGCGGGGCCATCCTGCTGATCCAGGCGCTGCTTCCCGCGCTGCTGAGCTCCGCCGCCCCGCGCATCATCCTCACCGGCTCGACCTCCGCGCTACCCGGCCACGGCAGGCCGGAGGTCACCTTCAGCGCCACCAAGTTCGCCCTGCGCGGCATCGCCGAGGCGCTACGCGAGGGCTTTCGCGACCAGGGCCTGGCGGTCACCTGTTTGCAGCTCGGCTATCTCAATACCGAAGACGACCTTGCCGTGCCCCTCGATCGCGCAGCCCAACGCGACGAGGGCGCGTCCATTCCGCTTCACGACGTGGTCCATTTGGTTCGCACTTTGCTGGCGCTGTCGCCGAACACCTACCTCAGGGAAGTGGTGATGCCGGCCATCGGCGATACGCGCTTCTAGCGGTATTCAGCTCTATTAGTCAACCATATGGTTGACAAACCAGCATCCGCCGACTATTTAAACCATATGGTTGAATTTAATGAGACGCATCTGGACCGGATCTTCCACGCCCTGGCCGACCCCACCCGTCGCCGGCTTCTCGAGCGGCTGGCAGCCGGTGAGCGCAAGGTCGGCAAGCTGGCCGAGCCGTTCGCCATGTCACTGGCTGCCGTTTCCAAGCACGTGCGCGTGCTGGAGCAGGCAGGCCTGGTTGAGCGGCGCATCGAAGGACGCGCCCACTACTGCCGGCTGCAACCGGAGCCGTTGGCTGCGGCGGAACAGTGGCTAAGCTTCTACGAAGGCTTCTGGAGCCAGCGCCTGAATGCGCTGGAAGCGGCGATGAAGGCTGCACCGGATGGCAAGCCGTCAGAGGAGGGAAAGGCAGATGAACGACGCTAACCACGGCCGGCCAATCGCCGAGGACAGCATCCGCTTCGAGCGCCTGGAGGAGGAGTACCGATGCCGCATCATGTCACCCCGCAGCTGATGTTCGACGGCAACGCCGAGCAGGCCATCAGGTTCTATGTCTCGCTGTTCGACGATTCCGACATCGTCCGGCTCGAGCGCTACGGCCCAGAGGAACCGGGCAGGGAAGGCAGCATCAAGCAGGCCGAATTCACCCTGGCGGGCAGGCGCTACACCTGTATCGACAGCCCGGTAAAGCACGATTTCACGTTTACGCCTTCGATATCACTGTTCGTCGAGTGCGAAAGCGCCGGAGAGTTCGAGCGGCTTCTCGCGCAGCTGTCGGAACAGGGCCAGACGCTGATGCCACCCGACGACTACGGCTTCAGCACGCGCTTCACCTGGCTCAACGACCGCTTCGGCGTGTCGTGGCAGCTCAACCTGGCTTGAAGGAGCGGCACGATGACGACCTCGCCCCTGCCTCCGATCGTCTCCGAGAGCGAATGGCGCACCGCCCTGGAAGCGCAAATCGCCCGCGAGAAGGCTCACACAAGGGAACGCGACAGGCTCAATGCCGCCCGCCGCCGCCTGCCGATGGTCGAGGTGAGCGCCGACTACGTGTTCGATGGGCCACATGGTAACACCACCCTGATCGACCTGTTCGAGGGACGCCGCCAGCTGATCGTCTACCATTTCATGTTCGGCCCCGACTGGGAGGCCGGCTGCGACGGCTGCTCCTGGGTGGTGGACGCCATGACCCACCCCGCCCACCTGCACGCCCGCGACACCACCCTGGTGCTGGTCTCGCGGGCACCGAGGGAAAAGCTTCTACGCTATCAGGCACGCATGGGCTGGCAGCACCCGACGTGGTACTCGTCGCTCGGCAGCGACTTCAACCAGGACATGGGCGTGACGAGCTGCAATTGTCATGCTCCCGACACCGATCGCGGCGAGCGGCATGGCATCAGCGTCTTTGTGCGCGACGGCCAACGGGTGTTTCGCACCTACTTCAGCGGCAAACGCAGCGTGGAGTACCTCGGCAGCCTGTGGTCCTACCTGGACCTGACGCCCTACGGCCGCCAGGAGAACTGGGAGGACTCACCGGCGGGCTGGCCGCAGACACCGCCCTACGTGTGGAACCGTCGCCACGATGAGTACGAAACCTGAGCAAGCGGCCCAGCGAGTTAGCAGCTAAGGCCATTCACGCCGAGGAAGCGGTCAAATGGGCACTCGGCGATTAAGGAGTCCCCTGAACGACGCCCATTCGCTTCAGCTAGCCATTGATGAGCCGGTAAACCTGGCCGATTACAACCCTGACTAGCCGGCACGCTACGCCGCGCTCAAGCGCGAGCTCGCCGCCAGCCACCATGAAGATCGCGAAGCCTATACCAAGGCCAGGGGGGAGTTAATCTCCTCGGTGCTGGCAAGCTCCAGATAACCGTACCCTTGCCGCCAGGCTAGAGCGACAAGCAGATCTTGCCGAAATGACGCCCCGACTCTTCGTGACGGAAAGCATCGGCGATTTTTTCCAGCTCGAAGGTGCTGTCGATGATCGGGCGTACGCCAATGGCCTCGATGCCGCGCACCATCTCCTGCTGCTGGGCGCGGCTGCCGACGATCAGCCCCTGCAGGCGCGCCTGCTTGGCCATCAGCTTGATGGTCGGCACCTCGCCACCGCGGCCGGTCAGGATACCGATCAGCGCAATATGGCCGCCGATACGCACGGCATCGATGGACTGCGGCAGGGTGCCGGGTCCGCCGACCTCGATCACGTGATCCACGCCCCGCCCGTTGGTCAGTGCCTGTACCGTCTTGCCCCACTCCGGATCGGTCTTGTAGTTGATGGTGTGGTCGGCACCGAGCTCCTTGAGTTTCTCGATCTTCTCATCGGAAGAGGAGGTGGAGATCACCCGCGCGCCCATCGCCTTGGCGAACTGCAGGGCGAAGATCGAAACGCCGCCGGTGCCCAGGGTGAGCACGGTATCGCCGGCCTTGAGGTTGCCGTCCACCACCAGCGCACGCCAGGCGGTGAGTCCCGCCGTGGTCAGGGTAGCGGCCTCGGCGTGGCTGTAGCCCTTGGGCGCGTGGGTGAAGCAGGTGGCCGGGCGAATCACCTGCTGGCGGGCGTAACCCTCGACGCCGTCGCCGGGGGTGGTCTTGAAATCCGCCACCCGCGCCGGGCCGTCGAGCCAGTAGGGGAAGAAGGTGGAGACCACCGCATCGCCCACCGCGAACTCCTCGACGCCTTCGCCCACCGCCTCGACCAAGCCCGCCCCGTCGGACATGGGGATGCGGCCATCGTCGGTGGGGATCATGCCGGCGGCCACGGCATAGTCATGGAAGTTGAGGGAGCTTGCCTTCACCGCCACGCGGATCTCTCCTGGGCCCGGCTCGCCGGGCGCATCGCGCTCGACGACTTGCAACTGGTCCAGCCCACCGGGGCTGCGCAGTGTCACTACTTTCATGGCGTACTCCTTCTTGAACCTAAAAATGAGCGTGCTAAGAGACTAGCCCAACATGCCGGCGGCAGGTCAAGCAATGGTTCGCTGCATATAACCCGCCAAGGCTTCGACCTGCGACCTGCGCAGCGCCAAAGTCTGGCAGCAGGCCATAGCGACTATACTGGTTGCACCAGCGACAGCACTGGGGTGTGGTCCGTCGCCATATCCCCTCCTAGAGATGACCCAATGCGCCAGTTTTCGGGTATAGCCGCGTCCACCCTGCTTGTACTGATAGTGCCACTCGCCAGCGCCGATCCCATCGCCCAGTCCGCCATCGACAAGGCCGAGGTGCTGGAGCAGGTCATCGCTCCGGACGTGGAGGCCGCACCACCCGAGGCCCCTATCACACGGCCCGAAGCCCAGGCCGTGGATCCCGCCGGCCAGGCCGCGCTGGAAGACCCGCTTACCTGCCTCGCCCGTGCCCTCTACTGGGAGGCCAAGGGCACCCCCGAGGCCGCGAAAGTCGGTGTCGCCCACGTGGTCCTGAATCGGCTGGCGCATCCGGGATTCCCCAATACGGTATGCGAGGTCATCACCGATGGCGCCGAGCAGGGGCCTTGCCAATTCTCTTGGTGGTGTGACGGCCGTGCCAATGACGTGGTAGAAGACGATGCCTACGAGACCGCCAGGGAGATCGCCCGCCAGGCCCTCAACCAGACACTTCCCGATAGCACCGGCGGGGCACTCTATTTCCACGATCGCAGCGTGCAGCCGGGCTGGGCCGCGGTGTTCCCGCTGACCGCAGAGACCGACATCTTCCTGTTCTATCGCCCCAGCGACGGCGCCGCTCGCTAACCGTTGTCAGCAACTGCCACCAGCCGCCAACGGCCACGCTAGCCTCGCGAGCACCTTTATAGCGCCAGGAACCCTCTCGCCCCCAAAGGAGTCAGAGAGGAGGCTGAATCGATAAGGAGATCACATGCCAGAGCACCACAACGACCCCACCCTGCCCAGCCCGCACTTTCCCGGTAGTCATATCGTGATGGACGACCGCTACGCCTTCGTCTCCGGCCTGACCGCCGCGGATATCCACGGCACCGAGGGCGATATCGGCAATATCAAGGAGGAGACCCATCGCGTCATGCGCGAGCTACAGCGCATGCTGGAGATGGTCAACGTGCACATGAGCGACGTGGTGAGAGTCGATGTCCACCTCGCCGACCTCGATGAGATCCACGAGATGGACAGCATCTACGCGGAGTTCTTCGAGGGGCCGGACTATCCGGCGCGCACCTGCACCCAGTCCCCCAAGCTGTTCGGCGGCTGCCGCGTCGAAATCACGCTGATGGCGCGCCGGCCGGACTGATCGCCGTCTCGCCGTCGAGATCCACGCCCAGAAAGCCCCCCGACTGGCGCCGCCACAGCGCGGCATAGAGGCCATCCTCGGCCAACAGCTCGCGGTGAGTGCCGGTCTCGACGATACGGCCCTCGTCGATCACCACCAGCCGGTCGAGCATGGCGATGGTCGAGAGCCGATGGGCGATGGCGATCACCGTCTTGCCCTCCATCAGGGTGTAGAGCTGCTCCTGAATCGCCGCCTCGACCTCGGAGTCCAACGCCGAGGTCGCCTCGTCGAGCACCAGGATCGGCGCGTTCTTGAGCAGCACCCGGGCAATCGCGATACGCTGGCGCTGGCCGCCCGAGAGCTTGACCCCGCGCTCGCCGACGTGGGCATCCAGCCCGCGCCGGCCCTGCACGTCGACCAGGTCATCGATGAAGCTGTCGGCGTGGGCGCGGCGCACCGCCTCCAGCACCTGGGCCTCGCTGGCATGCGGGCTGCCGTAGCGAATGTTGTCGCGCAGCGAGCGGTGCAGCAGCGAGGTGTCCTGGGTCACCATGCCGATCTGCTGGCGCAGCGAGGTCTGGGTGACCTCGCCGATATCCTGATCGTCGATCAGGATGCGGCCCCCCTCCAGGTCGTAGAAGCGCAGCAGCAGGTTGGCCAGGGTCGACTTGCCGGCACCCGAGCGGCCGATCACCCCGACCTTCTCCCCCGGCGCAATGGTCAGGCTCATGCCGTCGAAGACCCGCTGGGCCTCACCGTCCGGCCGCGCATAGCCGAAGCGAAGGTCGTCGAAGCGGATTTCGCCCCGCGACACCTCGAGCGGCCGGGCGCCGGGCGCGTCCTTGACCTTGGGCTCGCGGGCGATGGTATTGATGCCGTCCTGCACCGTGCCGATGTTCTCGAACAGCCCCGCGACTTCCCATAGGATCCAGTTGGACATGAAGCGGATGCGCATCACCAGCGCGATGGCCACCGCGATCACCCCCAGCGACACCGCCTCCAGGTACCAGGCGCCGATGGCGATTGCCGCGACCCCGGCCAGCAGCAGCGAGTTGAGCAGCGTCAGGCTCACCGTCAGCTTGGTGGCCAGGCGCATCTGGCGGTGCACCGTGGCCATGAAGCCCTCCATGGCATCGCGGGCGTAGTGCTGCTCGCGTTGGGTATCGGCAAACAGCTTGATGGTCTGGATATTGCTATAGCTGTCGACGATGCGACCGGTCATCCGCGCCCGGGCGTCAGCCTGCTCCATGGAGACCTGGCGCAGGCGCGGCACGAATACCTTCATGATCGCGATATAGCCGACCAGCCAGGCCACCAGCGGCAGCATCAGCCACGGCTCGGCGCTGCCCATCAGCAGCATGGCGCCGATGAAGTAGACGATCACATAGACCAGCAGGTCCATCAGCTTCATCACCGTCTCGCGAATCGCCAGCGCCGTCTGCATCACCTTCTGCGAGACCCGGCCGGCGAACTCGTCCTGATAGAAAGCCATGCTCTGGCCGAGCATATGGCGATGCGCCAGCCAGCGGCCGATCATCGGGTAGTTGCCGAAGATGCTCTGGTGGGTGATCAGCGACTGCAGTAGCGTCAGCAGCGGCAGGCCGACCACCACCAGCGCCGCCATGCCGGCCAGGCGCCAGCCATACTCGGCGAAGAAGCCCTCGCGCTCGGCGGCCGCCAGCCAGTCGACCAGGTCGCCCATATAGCTGAAGAACAGCACCTCGACCGCCGACACCAGCGCGGTGAGTAGCGACATCACGATCAGCAGCGGCAGCACCGGCCGCGAGAAGTGCAGGATGAAGGCGCCC from the Halomonas sp. 1513 genome contains:
- a CDS encoding MarR family transcriptional regulator produces the protein MNRVKSAITQWQREMPDLDLLPMEVVGYLKTSQLHTRNRLEAFFKAHDLQPGEFDVLATLRRAGAPYALTPTQLFGALMVSSGGMTNRLDRLERAGLIRRNPNPDDRRGTLVSLTYDGLALINRLVPLHVANEANMLAALTREEQAALGQLLGKLLDGLEGESYDK
- a CDS encoding NAD(P)H-dependent oxidoreductase; protein product: MNLIDALNWRYATKRMNGKQVPQAQLDRILEAVRLAPSSYGLQPYSVLVIEDQALRERISPVAFGQPQIIESSHLLVFAAWEPVEEAHVDDLIELTAETRDLPAEALTAYAGAIKETVNGFASDQDKFQWAAKQAYLALGTALAAAAMEGIDASPMEGFDPAALDDLLGLMERNLRSVALMALGYRDSEADRYADLAKVRWPREKLFIQMPPAAP
- a CDS encoding deoxyribonuclease IV; this translates as MKYLGAHVSAAGGPDQAVLRAVEIGADAFALFTKNQRQWKAKPLTDEAIEAFRSACREHGFGPEQILPHDSYLINLGHPDAAGLDKSRAAFLDEFQRCEQLGLSLLNFHPGSHLKKISESECLTRIADSINHVLAETRGVTAVIENTAGQGTNLGWRFEHLAEIIDQVDDKSRVGVCIDTCHAFAAGYDLRTPEACTATLDELGKVVGFEYLRGMHLNDAKSAFASRVDRHHSLGQGNIGLDAFTTIMRDPRIDGIPLVLETIEPAIWAEEIAWLRAQQH
- a CDS encoding dehydrogenase, encoding MRIMIVGASQGLGRAFIEGLCDSGDSLVGVSRSVPTRLIERAGIDIEWIAADLASPETAAAKVAKAMAGGKLDVLIYNLGLWESRAFEPDYRFLADSPAEIQRMVTVNVSGAILLIQALLPALLSSAAPRIILTGSTSALPGHGRPEVTFSATKFALRGIAEALREGFRDQGLAVTCLQLGYLNTEDDLAVPLDRAAQRDEGASIPLHDVVHLVRTLLALSPNTYLREVVMPAIGDTRF
- a CDS encoding transcriptional regulator, which produces MVEFNETHLDRIFHALADPTRRRLLERLAAGERKVGKLAEPFAMSLAAVSKHVRVLEQAGLVERRIEGRAHYCRLQPEPLAAAEQWLSFYEGFWSQRLNALEAAMKAAPDGKPSEEGKADERR
- a CDS encoding NAD(P)-dependent alcohol dehydrogenase, giving the protein MKVVTLRSPGGLDQLQVVERDAPGEPGPGEIRVAVKASSLNFHDYAVAAGMIPTDDGRIPMSDGAGLVEAVGEGVEEFAVGDAVVSTFFPYWLDGPARVADFKTTPGDGVEGYARQQVIRPATCFTHAPKGYSHAEAATLTTAGLTAWRALVVDGNLKAGDTVLTLGTGGVSIFALQFAKAMGARVISTSSSDEKIEKLKELGADHTINYKTDPEWGKTVQALTNGRGVDHVIEVGGPGTLPQSIDAVRIGGHIALIGILTGRGGEVPTIKLMAKQARLQGLIVGSRAQQQEMVRGIEAIGVRPIIDSTFELEKIADAFRHEESGRHFGKICLSL
- a CDS encoding cell wall hydrolase, translating into MRQFSGIAASTLLVLIVPLASADPIAQSAIDKAEVLEQVIAPDVEAAPPEAPITRPEAQAVDPAGQAALEDPLTCLARALYWEAKGTPEAAKVGVAHVVLNRLAHPGFPNTVCEVITDGAEQGPCQFSWWCDGRANDVVEDDAYETAREIARQALNQTLPDSTGGALYFHDRSVQPGWAAVFPLTAETDIFLFYRPSDGAAR
- a CDS encoding translation initiation inhibitor, whose translation is MPEHHNDPTLPSPHFPGSHIVMDDRYAFVSGLTAADIHGTEGDIGNIKEETHRVMRELQRMLEMVNVHMSDVVRVDVHLADLDEIHEMDSIYAEFFEGPDYPARTCTQSPKLFGGCRVEITLMARRPD
- a CDS encoding multidrug ABC transporter ATP-binding protein, with product MFRFFENLVNPYPPGVPETPPRGLGAFILHFSRPVLPLLIVMSLLTALVSAVEVLFFSYMGDLVDWLAAAEREGFFAEYGWRLAGMAALVVVGLPLLTLLQSLITHQSIFGNYPMIGRWLAHRHMLGQSMAFYQDEFAGRVSQKVMQTALAIRETVMKLMDLLVYVIVYFIGAMLLMGSAEPWLMLPLVAWLVGYIAIMKVFVPRLRQVSMEQADARARMTGRIVDSYSNIQTIKLFADTQREQHYARDAMEGFMATVHRQMRLATKLTVSLTLLNSLLLAGVAAIAIGAWYLEAVSLGVIAVAIALVMRIRFMSNWILWEVAGLFENIGTVQDGINTIAREPKVKDAPGARPLEVSRGEIRFDDLRFGYARPDGEAQRVFDGMSLTIAPGEKVGVIGRSGAGKSTLANLLLRFYDLEGGRILIDDQDIGEVTQTSLRQQIGMVTQDTSLLHRSLRDNIRYGSPHASEAQVLEAVRRAHADSFIDDLVDVQGRRGLDAHVGERGVKLSGGQRQRIAIARVLLKNAPILVLDEATSALDSEVEAAIQEQLYTLMEGKTVIAIAHRLSTIAMLDRLVVIDEGRIVETGTHRELLAEDGLYAALWRRQSGGFLGVDLDGETAISPAGAPSA